The DNA region TTATAAGTTAAAAGCACTAGTTTGAGAGGCGGTTATGGCAAATGAAATGGACGAACTATTGGCTGAGTTAAAAGTAGAATACCAGTCCGAAAAGCGCAAGTTCTCCGAGCAAAAAGAAAATAAGCCCAATCGGGCTAAATCTCAGTCTGCGCCGCCTCCACAAACTCAATCATCAGCGGATAATGCCGCAGAATCGGCATTGTTTGATGAATTACTTTCAGACGTAAAAACTGAGGTAGAAAGAGAAGAACCACGTCCGAGCGATCGAAAAACTAGCGATCGCTATTTGGGCAATAGCAGAGCTAATCGCAGTAATTCTGCTAACGACCGCTCTCCTCAATCAAACCAACAGCAATTTTACGAACAATTAAAGCAAAAACAGCGAGCCAGAGAACTAGCTGCCAAAAAACAGCAAGCAAAAAGGCAAAGAGAAAACAAACCGCATCCGACTCGCCAAGAAACTAGCGATCGCTCTCCTCAGTCAAACCAGCAGCAATTTTACGAACAATTAAAGCAGCAACAGCAAGCCAGAGAACTAGCCGCACAAAAACAGCAAGCAGAACGGCAGGCAGAGCAGCAACGAGAAGCTGAAATAGCGGCTAAAAAAAGAGCCGAACACCGAGCCTTAAGAAGAAAAGCTGCATTGACTGACAAAGCTCGTCACTGGTTACAAAACCTAGATCTAAACTCGGAAGAAGGTAGATGGTTTGAAGAATTTTCTTACTCTTATGACTCTCAGTTAGAGGCAGCAGTTGATTATTTAGAGGCGATGCGAGAAAGTGGCTTGTAAGTAAAAACGAGTGAGTAGCGTGGGCAAACGTCTTGCAGTTATTAGTGATTACCAAAATTACTCTTTCTTTACCCACCTTACGGTTAATGGTTAATTTATGTACTTATCTAAATTTAAAATCTCAAGTTTCTCGAGTTCTGCTCGCGTCAGTTCTGTGTTATGTCCAGCTACTTCTTTATACAGTTTGATGTACTCTAAAGCCGATCGCACCCAGCTAAAGTCTTTTTTCATCGCTCGCTGCTGAAGTTCTTGCCATTTATCTTTATACTGAAAACCCTCCCAGGCTCTAACCATACAGGTATAAAGATCTAAAGGTTCGTAGCGATCGAAGCAGTAACCAGTTCCCGCACTGCGAACGGGATCGTGATGGGAAACGGTATCGACTA from Myxosarcina sp. GI1 includes:
- a CDS encoding salt stress protein, Slr1339 family translates to MANEMDELLAELKVEYQSEKRKFSEQKENKPNRAKSQSAPPPQTQSSADNAAESALFDELLSDVKTEVEREEPRPSDRKTSDRYLGNSRANRSNSANDRSPQSNQQQFYEQLKQKQRARELAAKKQQAKRQRENKPHPTRQETSDRSPQSNQQQFYEQLKQQQQARELAAQKQQAERQAEQQREAEIAAKKRAEHRALRRKAALTDKARHWLQNLDLNSEEGRWFEEFSYSYDSQLEAAVDYLEAMRESGL